A window of Pristis pectinata isolate sPriPec2 chromosome 33, sPriPec2.1.pri, whole genome shotgun sequence contains these coding sequences:
- the LOC127585716 gene encoding platelet-derived growth factor subunit B-like, whose translation MNLGIALLTLWHLWPETEADWIPEHRHRSFLLHPTLDMDVKDSEDLGLSSVNEGDHERAVRVTRSTVVEAAKPAECKVRPEVMEITRSMVDPTRANFYLWPSCVEVQRCSGCCNTRNYKCQPTKVQERRVKVVKKVYRRKGTVSKTAEVVLLDHMECKCMTAAQYADSQEREGSLVSPAPTVVQARKYSSSKRKHRKFKLFGGKKGFHQT comes from the exons ATGAATCTGGGCATCGCGCTGCTCACCCTGTGGCACCTGTGGCCGGAGACCGAG gcTGACTGGATTCCCGAACACAGACACCggagtttcctcctgcatccgaCACTGG ACATGGACGTCAAGGATTCCGAGGACCTTGGTTTGTCATCTGTAAATGAGGGCGATCACGAGCGGGCAGTGCGTGTGACCCGCAGTACAG TGGTGGAAGCTGCCAAACCAGCCGAGTGCAAAGTCCGGCCGGAGGTGATGGAGATAACCCGGAGCATGGTGGATCCCACCAGGGCCAACTTCTACCTGTGGCCGAGCTGTGTGGAAGTCCAACGCTGCTCAGGCTGCTGCAACACCAGGAACTACAAGTGCCAGCCCACCAAGGTACAGGAGCGGCGAGTGAAG gttgtgaagaaggtgtatCGGCGGAAAGGCACTGTGTCCAAGACAGCAGAGGTGGTGTTACTTGATCACATGGAGTGCAAGTGCATGACTGCAGCTCAGTATGCAGACTCccaggagagagagg GGTCCTTGGTCTCTCCAGCTCCCACCGTGGTCCAGGCCCGCAAGTACAGCAGCAGCAAACGAAAACATCGGAAGTTCAAACTCTTTGGTGGGAAGAAAGGGTTTCACCAAACATAG